The Helicobacter sp. 11S03491-1 genome includes a region encoding these proteins:
- a CDS encoding HAMP domain-containing protein: MSIRSLRVKFSILFGMAFLFVISLWYQTDKIIVEKQTERAKNETMLFIQSILPNYTTGNLSAVLLAVKKFGYTRLFLMPRYYKVIETKNDDMLGVEIFRTGQKIGFGINYFGDNFIVVKNIESDFWEENRLKVFFLPIMLILTVLYLISFTLLNPLNKLSCAIKEFAKGKYDSSLTTTRKDEIGDLIRAFNFMGDKIFKMLKSRELILRNIGHELKTPLAKMKLILALKKDKTKELRKLEGYVRDMQKISDNMLEFERVNSGNIVIANEEFLSETLVFEALGSFGDEEDRIHINFGKNFTIKGDLRLLSVAVKNLLENALKYTADNQIFIECIANKIVIKNKGEALEHQISYYLEPFCRDISHNAISGHGLGLSIVNEILSLHAYGLEYNYEEGYHIFRICF; this comes from the coding sequence TTGTCTATAAGAAGTCTTCGTGTAAAATTTAGCATTCTTTTTGGAATGGCATTTTTATTTGTGATTAGTTTGTGGTATCAAACAGATAAAATTATTGTAGAGAAGCAAACCGAACGAGCAAAAAATGAAACAATGCTTTTTATCCAAAGTATTTTGCCTAATTATACTACAGGGAATTTGAGCGCTGTTTTGCTTGCAGTCAAAAAATTTGGTTACACGCGTTTATTTTTAATGCCCCGATACTACAAGGTGATTGAAACAAAAAATGATGATATGTTGGGTGTAGAAATATTTCGTACAGGGCAAAAAATAGGTTTTGGTATTAATTATTTTGGAGATAATTTTATCGTGGTAAAAAATATAGAATCAGATTTTTGGGAAGAGAATCGATTAAAAGTATTTTTTCTTCCCATTATGCTTATTTTAACTGTTCTTTATCTGATCTCTTTTACTTTATTGAATCCACTCAATAAGCTTAGTTGCGCCATTAAAGAATTTGCAAAAGGAAAATACGATTCAAGTCTTACTACAACTCGCAAAGATGAAATTGGAGATTTGATTAGAGCGTTTAATTTTATGGGAGATAAGATTTTTAAAATGCTTAAAAGTCGAGAGCTTATTCTTAGAAATATTGGTCATGAGCTTAAGACTCCCTTGGCAAAAATGAAGCTTATTTTGGCTTTGAAAAAAGATAAAACCAAAGAATTAAGGAAACTCGAAGGCTACGTAAGGGATATGCAAAAGATTTCAGATAATATGCTTGAATTTGAGCGTGTCAATAGTGGCAATATTGTTATTGCCAATGAGGAATTTTTGAGTGAGACTTTGGTATTTGAGGCTTTGGGAAGTTTTGGAGACGAGGAGGATAGAATCCATATCAATTTTGGTAAAAATTTTACCATAAAAGGCGACTTGAGATTATTGTCTGTAGCAGTCAAAAATCTTTTAGAAAATGCATTGAAATACACAGCAGATAATCAGATATTTATTGAGTGTATTGCAAATAAAATTGTTATCAAAAATAAAGGGGAAGCCCTAGAGCATCAAATCAGTTATTATTTAGAGCCTTTTTGCAGGGATATTTCTCACAACGCTATTAGTGGTCATGGATTAGGACTTTCGATTGTAAATGAAATTTTATCTTTACATGCTTATGGCTTGGAATACAATTATGAGGAAGGTTATCATATTTTTAGAATTTGTTTTTAG
- a CDS encoding response regulator transcription factor translates to MGKLLLIEDDIEMQCLIKTYLEQAKFDVLATDMPTHALELLREFQGGIDLIILDLTLPEMDGFELCKKIRNISQVPIIISTARGDIYNKIQGFEKGADDYLAKPYEPAELIARINAMLRRFKPKEMAFDNLMINIQKREARLNNQVLDLTNTEFDILTFLIENRLHPISREAIANTINAIHEDSLLRSIDTHVRNLRAKLNDNAKEPKFIQSVWGIGYKFCL, encoded by the coding sequence ATGGGCAAACTTTTATTGATTGAAGATGATATAGAAATGCAATGTTTGATAAAAACTTATTTAGAACAGGCAAAATTTGATGTGCTGGCAACAGATATGCCCACTCATGCATTGGAATTGTTAAGAGAATTTCAAGGTGGTATTGATTTAATAATACTAGATCTTACATTGCCTGAAATGGATGGGTTTGAGCTTTGCAAAAAAATCAGAAATATTTCTCAAGTCCCTATTATTATCTCTACAGCCAGAGGAGATATTTACAATAAGATTCAAGGATTTGAAAAAGGTGCGGATGATTATTTGGCAAAACCTTATGAGCCTGCTGAATTGATTGCCAGAATTAATGCCATGTTAAGAAGGTTTAAACCTAAAGAAATGGCATTTGATAACTTGATGATTAATATTCAAAAAAGAGAAGCCAGACTGAATAATCAGGTATTGGATTTGACAAATACAGAATTTGATATCCTGACATTTCTTATAGAAAATAGACTCCATCCTATCTCAAGAGAAGCGATTGCCAATACTATCAATGCTATTCATGAAGATAGCTTATTGCGGAGTATTGACACGCACGTAAGGAATCTGAGAGCAAAATTAAATGATAATGCCAAAGAACCCAAGTTTATTCAGTCTGTCTGGGGGATAGGGTATAAATTTTGTCTATAA
- a CDS encoding NADH:flavin oxidoreductase/NADH oxidase, giving the protein MKNTLFSSWKINNLEIKNRIVMAPMDQYSATDGKINSWHYTHYLTRAIGQVGLIIIEANAVSKDSRISPQDLGIWSDEHIEGLKSVVDACHAYGAKMVLQLGHAGRKCECDVAEILAPSAIGFSEKSPLPKEMTQEDIQKVIQDFKQAGIRALKAGFDGIEIHGAHGYLISEFLSPLSNKRTDEYGKDRKKFLKEILEALRSVLPKEFPLLLRISARDYHPEGNDVDDFVRLLDPIKHLFDVLDVSSGGIVEAAIKTYAGYQIECARILREKLNIPCIGGGMITQPKMANKLIESGVVDGIFLARELLKNPYWPIGAGLELNQNVSLPKQYERARYL; this is encoded by the coding sequence ATGAAAAACACACTTTTTTCAAGTTGGAAAATTAACAATCTTGAAATCAAAAATAGAATTGTAATGGCTCCAATGGACCAATATAGCGCCACAGATGGCAAAATAAACTCATGGCATTACACCCATTATCTCACCCGGGCTATTGGGCAAGTAGGGTTGATTATCATAGAAGCGAACGCAGTTTCAAAAGATAGCAGAATCTCTCCTCAAGATTTGGGGATTTGGAGTGATGAACATATTGAAGGGCTAAAGTCAGTTGTTGATGCTTGTCATGCTTATGGGGCAAAAATGGTTTTGCAATTAGGGCATGCCGGTAGAAAGTGCGAATGTGATGTGGCAGAAATTCTTGCTCCCTCAGCAATTGGCTTTTCTGAGAAATCTCCATTGCCAAAGGAGATGACCCAAGAAGATATTCAAAAGGTTATACAAGATTTTAAACAAGCAGGTATTCGTGCCTTGAAAGCAGGATTTGATGGTATTGAAATACATGGGGCACATGGGTATCTTATCAGTGAATTTCTCTCTCCATTGAGCAATAAACGCACTGATGAGTATGGCAAAGATAGAAAAAAATTTTTAAAAGAAATTCTTGAGGCGCTAAGATCTGTTTTGCCCAAAGAATTTCCTTTATTGCTTAGAATCTCAGCAAGAGATTATCATCCGGAGGGAAATGATGTGGATGATTTTGTTAGGTTATTAGATCCTATCAAGCATCTTTTTGATGTCCTTGATGTCAGTAGTGGGGGGATTGTGGAGGCTGCGATCAAGACTTATGCGGGTTATCAAATAGAATGTGCAAGAATTTTGCGTGAAAAACTTAATATTCCTTGTATTGGTGGAGGCATGATTACCCAACCCAAGATGGCTAATAAGTTAATTGAGTCAGGTGTGGTTGATGGCATATTCTTGGCTAGAGAATTATTAAAAAATCCTTATTGGCCAATTGGCGCCGGGCTTGAATTGAATCAAAATGTGAGTTTGCCAAAGCAATATGAGAGAGCAAGGTATCTTTAA
- a CDS encoding restriction endonuclease subunit S, producing MKETQELLQIITNGEGVEFKSLGEILKFEQPTKYIVKSTNYDNSFETPVLTAGKSFILGYTNEIQGICNANKQNPIIIFDDFTTSFHWVDFPFKIKSSAAKILRINHKNINFKFVFHSMKCIKFIPQEHSRHWISIYSQFQIPIPPLEVQQEIVRILDKFTELQAELQAELQARKKQYEYYREKLLDIKILNQSANNMGGGGGGFKSLGEIFDIKNGYTPSKSNKEFWENGSIPWFRMEDIRKNGRILKNSIQHITPQAIKNNKIFPKDSIIMATSATIGEHALIQVDFLANQRFICLSKKVGSSLQIDMKYIYYYGFILGKWCRDNIDVSSFASVDIKKFKQKQIPIPPLEVQQYIIDTLDRFDDLTNDSNKGLRAEITARHKQYEYYREKLLSFKKR from the coding sequence ATGAAAGAAACACAAGAATTACTACAAATAATCACTAACGGGGAGGGGGTAGAGTTTAAGAGCTTGGGGGAAATTTTAAAATTTGAACAACCAACAAAATATATTGTAAAATCTACCAATTATGATAATAGTTTTGAAACTCCTGTTCTCACAGCAGGGAAAAGCTTTATTTTAGGATATACCAATGAAATACAAGGAATATGCAATGCAAATAAACAAAATCCTATCATAATTTTTGATGACTTTACAACATCGTTTCACTGGGTTGATTTTCCTTTTAAAATAAAATCTTCTGCTGCTAAAATTTTAAGAATAAATCATAAAAATATAAATTTCAAATTTGTATTTCATTCAATGAAGTGCATAAAATTTATACCACAAGAACATTCAAGACACTGGATTTCTATATACTCTCAATTCCAAATCCCCATCCCTCCTTTGGAAGTGCAACAAGAGATTGTTAGGATATTGGATAAATTCACGGAATTACAAGCAGAATTACAAGCAGAATTACAAGCAAGAAAAAAGCAATATGAATACTACAGAGAAAAGCTTTTAGATATAAAAATACTCAATCAATCAGCAAATAATATGGGGGGGGGGGGGGGGGGGTTTAAGAGCTTGGGGGAAATTTTTGATATTAAAAATGGATATACACCTTCAAAATCAAACAAAGAATTTTGGGAAAATGGGAGCATTCCTTGGTTTAGAATGGAGGATATTCGTAAAAATGGTAGAATCTTAAAAAATTCTATCCAACACATAACACCCCAAGCCATAAAAAACAATAAAATTTTTCCAAAAGATTCTATTATTATGGCAACAAGTGCAACAATTGGTGAACACGCCCTCATACAAGTTGATTTCTTAGCAAATCAACGATTTATCTGCTTGAGCAAAAAAGTGGGTTCTTCTTTGCAAATAGATATGAAATATATTTATTATTATGGCTTTATTCTGGGGAAATGGTGTAGAGATAATATTGATGTTTCCAGTTTTGCTTCCGTGGATATAAAAAAATTCAAACAAAAGCAAATCCCCATCCCTCCTTTGGAAGTGCAACAATATATTATCGATACATTGGATAGATTTGACGATTTGACAAATGATTCAAACAAAGGATTGAGAGCTGAAATCACTGCCAGGCATAAACAATATGAATACTACAGAGAAAAATTACTTTCTTTTAAAAAAAGATAA
- a CDS encoding TrkA family potassium uptake protein: MKKIYAVIGLGKFGSYMAKGLVEQGENVIACDNTRENFRDLQEDIEDLYVLDSTDKSALQEAGISELDVVIVSIGENIEASILTVMALKELGNKFVVAKAVSKTHGQILSKIGADKVIYPEREAANHLLTEMINSRAEVTIISENLKMCKMIAGETFGKKTLKEIQDKNVEKNQKDNRYLSRIKIIALKHNDEWSMDIDPYFEISNDDFVVFIGDNEALDFYTKKSEIVQ; this comes from the coding sequence ATGAAAAAAATATATGCAGTCATTGGATTGGGAAAATTTGGTTCTTATATGGCAAAAGGGCTTGTTGAACAAGGTGAGAATGTTATTGCATGCGATAATACACGCGAAAATTTTAGAGATTTGCAAGAAGATATTGAAGATTTGTATGTGTTAGATTCCACGGATAAGTCTGCATTGCAAGAGGCGGGTATAAGTGAATTGGATGTGGTGATTGTAAGTATTGGGGAAAATATTGAAGCCTCAATATTAACCGTAATGGCTCTAAAAGAATTGGGTAATAAATTTGTAGTTGCTAAGGCAGTTAGTAAAACTCATGGTCAGATACTTTCAAAAATTGGCGCAGATAAGGTTATTTATCCTGAAAGAGAAGCTGCTAATCATTTGCTTACAGAAATGATTAACTCAAGGGCAGAAGTAACAATTATCAGTGAAAATTTAAAAATGTGTAAAATGATTGCCGGAGAAACATTTGGGAAAAAGACCCTTAAAGAAATTCAAGATAAAAATGTAGAAAAAAATCAAAAAGATAATCGTTATTTGAGTAGAATAAAAATCATTGCTTTAAAACACAATGACGAATGGAGTATGGATATTGATCCATATTTTGAGATTTCTAATGATGATTTTGTGGTTTTTATAGGTGATAACGAAGCTCTAGATTTTTATACAAAAAAATCTGAAATTGTTCAATAA
- a CDS encoding type I restriction endonuclease subunit R, which translates to MLQTQMHTELLIRDDGSIKNIKLIDRKDIFKNSLQVISQLENNEGEYKNRYDITILVNGLPLVHIELKKRGIDLKETFNQIDRYSRESFWAGDGLFEFVQIFVISNGTITKYYANSTRYKSGDLKNLNNHFAFCIHFSDFQNNAIEELEDFTKTFFAKNTLLNILTKFCVFNTNKELLVMRPYQIAATESIIYRIILAHNEKLYGKTEAGGYIWHSTGSGKTLTSFKTALLACDLEFIKKVIFVVDRKDLDYQTMREYDSFQKGSANATASTDELKKLIESDNNDEKIIITTIQKLSKFVSKYSNSDVFNKEIVFIFDECHRSQFGSMHERIKKKFKKYYIFGFTGTPILKENAAKNYTTIKTKNPSGQIEENAVIKTTDVVFGKELHTYTILNAIRDGNVLPFRYEHTSTMKEQKNISDEKVQNIQKESALLHKDRIAKIVSYILEHFDQKTKRKNHYNLNNKKISGFNSIFATASVEFAKAYYLEFKKQLAGNENGIKIGIIYSYAPNEDIGDEIDPGAETQDSKNFLESAIQDYNGIFKSNFSLNNFNDYYKDVSLKLKNKELDLLIVVNMFLTGFDSKTLNTLWVDKNLQHHGLLQSFSRTNRILNDVKTFGNIVSFRNLEQAMNASLKLFGHEETKNIVLLRTFDEYLKGYNENNIHQVGYNELVTKLEKKFNIKNFPLTTDEEKKEFIQCFGQLLKLKNILDVFNEFKEHNILDESLEQDYQSQYVKLYKQIRNTKEKVTIEDDISFEIELIKQVEVNVDYILFLLEKYYKNKEKDSKKSILRLVDSSITLYNKKDLIRSFLEEIDKKQDEDFDQLFEAYIKEKQENELQKIIKDENLNEEKTKKFLQNAFETNKFQDLGIGINSVLPKFPLLVPKEIQKQNIQKRKDIISKLKDFFERFNDIRKKSPAN; encoded by the coding sequence ATGTTGCAAACACAAATGCATACAGAGCTATTAATCAGAGATGATGGGAGTATAAAAAATATCAAACTCATTGATAGGAAAGATATTTTTAAGAATTCTTTACAAGTAATTTCTCAGCTGGAAAACAACGAAGGCGAATACAAAAATCGCTATGATATAACCATTCTGGTCAATGGCTTGCCATTGGTGCATATTGAGTTGAAAAAAAGAGGGATAGATTTAAAAGAAACTTTTAATCAAATCGATCGTTACAGTAGAGAGAGTTTTTGGGCGGGAGATGGATTGTTTGAATTTGTGCAAATTTTTGTCATCAGCAATGGTACAATAACAAAATATTATGCCAACTCTACGCGCTATAAATCAGGCGACTTAAAAAATTTAAATAATCATTTTGCTTTTTGTATTCATTTTTCAGACTTTCAAAACAATGCCATTGAAGAGCTTGAAGATTTTACAAAAACATTTTTTGCAAAAAACACCCTATTGAATATCCTCACAAAATTTTGTGTATTCAATACTAACAAAGAACTCCTGGTAATGCGTCCTTATCAAATCGCAGCAACTGAATCTATCATTTATAGAATAATCCTAGCCCACAATGAAAAACTTTATGGAAAAACAGAAGCAGGCGGATATATATGGCATAGCACAGGAAGCGGCAAGACTCTAACTTCTTTCAAAACTGCCCTGCTGGCTTGCGATCTTGAATTCATCAAAAAAGTCATTTTTGTAGTGGATAGAAAAGACTTGGATTATCAAACCATGCGCGAATACGATTCATTCCAAAAAGGTTCTGCCAACGCAACCGCAAGCACTGATGAACTCAAAAAACTAATAGAATCTGATAATAACGATGAAAAAATCATCATCACAACCATTCAAAAACTCTCGAAATTTGTAAGTAAATATAGCAATTCTGATGTTTTCAATAAAGAAATAGTATTTATTTTTGATGAATGCCATAGGAGTCAATTTGGCAGTATGCATGAACGAATCAAGAAAAAATTTAAAAAATATTATATTTTTGGTTTCACCGGAACACCCATACTTAAAGAAAATGCTGCTAAAAACTACACTACAATAAAAACAAAAAATCCATCCGGACAAATCGAAGAAAATGCTGTTATAAAAACTACAGATGTTGTCTTTGGCAAGGAACTACACACTTACACAATTTTAAATGCTATTAGAGATGGTAATGTCTTGCCATTCAGATATGAACATACATCAACAATGAAAGAGCAAAAAAATATTTCTGATGAAAAAGTACAAAATATCCAAAAAGAATCTGCCCTATTACACAAAGATAGAATTGCTAAAATCGTAAGTTATATCCTAGAGCATTTTGACCAAAAAACAAAGCGAAAAAATCACTACAATCTCAACAACAAAAAGATATCAGGTTTCAATTCTATTTTTGCTACTGCCAGCGTAGAATTTGCCAAAGCATATTATCTTGAATTCAAAAAACAATTAGCAGGGAATGAAAATGGCATCAAAATAGGTATCATCTACTCTTATGCACCCAATGAAGATATAGGTGATGAAATAGACCCGGGAGCAGAAACTCAAGATTCCAAAAACTTTCTAGAATCAGCGATCCAAGACTACAACGGAATATTTAAAAGCAATTTTTCTTTAAATAACTTTAATGATTATTATAAAGATGTTTCTTTAAAACTTAAAAATAAAGAATTGGATTTGTTAATCGTGGTGAATATGTTTTTAACAGGATTTGACTCCAAAACCCTCAATACATTATGGGTGGATAAAAACTTGCAACATCACGGACTTTTACAGAGTTTTTCACGTACCAATAGGATACTCAATGATGTCAAAACTTTTGGCAATATTGTGAGTTTTAGAAACCTGGAACAAGCCATGAATGCTAGCTTAAAGTTGTTTGGACATGAGGAAACTAAAAATATCGTTTTATTAAGAACATTTGATGAATACCTCAAAGGCTATAATGAAAACAATATCCATCAAGTTGGATATAACGAACTTGTAACCAAATTAGAAAAAAAATTTAATATAAAGAATTTCCCTCTTACAACCGATGAAGAAAAAAAGGAATTTATCCAATGTTTTGGTCAATTGCTCAAATTAAAAAATATCTTAGATGTTTTTAATGAATTTAAAGAACACAATATTTTAGATGAATCTCTAGAGCAAGACTATCAAAGCCAATATGTTAAGCTATACAAACAAATACGAAATACCAAAGAAAAAGTCACTATTGAAGATGATATTAGTTTTGAAATAGAACTCATCAAACAAGTAGAAGTCAATGTAGATTATATTTTATTTTTATTAGAAAAATATTATAAAAACAAAGAAAAAGACTCTAAAAAAAGTATCTTACGTCTAGTTGATTCCAGCATTACCTTATACAACAAAAAAGATTTGATACGTTCATTTTTAGAAGAAATCGATAAAAAACAAGATGAAGATTTTGATCAACTCTTTGAAGCCTATATAAAAGAAAAACAAGAAAATGAACTCCAAAAGATTATAAAAGATGAAAATCTCAATGAAGAGAAAACAAAAAAATTCTTACAAAATGCCTTTGAAACCAATAAGTTTCAAGACTTAGGTATAGGCATAAATAGCGTACTTCCAAAATTTCCACTACTTGTTCCCAAAGAAATACAAAAACAAAATATTCAAAAAAGAAAAGACATCATCTCAAAGCTCAAAGATTTCTTTGAAAGGTTTAACGACATAAGAAAAAAATCTCCTGCAAATTAA
- a CDS encoding potassium transporter TrkG codes for MHLKSIKFLLFSYIGIALMGALLLTMPFAHHGKIKFLDAFFTSISAFTCTGLIVKDTALDFTPLGQGIILALIQLGGFGYMSMLGLLYVFFHKNLNNAERNMLKEALNYYSYEGLTGFIKKIFIYVVIIEGIGAVILSIDFSMRFGLAEGIWHGVFHSISAFNNAGFSTFSTNLTGFRKDFLINIVVCLLIIIGGLGYVSIAQLHFFTYQKFYSQKSSKNRLSLHLKIVLSGTLILILSGMIMLLILEWKNPHTFQNFTLYEKILGAFFTSVNYRTAGFATYDLSGLYDSSMFFSTLLMIVGGAPGGTAAGIKITTVAVLLAFCRSILTNSQPRLFHRAISEDVIRKAIVIFLIACIYVLGTNLILAIAEPEVRYLPIMFEVSSAFATTGVSTGNGGVLSLSANFNDFGKSMMMIVMISGKIGILAFSLALFGRSKPSRVELVEERIML; via the coding sequence ATGCATCTAAAAAGTATTAAATTCCTACTTTTTAGTTATATAGGGATTGCTCTTATGGGCGCATTATTGCTAACAATGCCATTTGCCCATCATGGCAAAATAAAATTTTTAGACGCATTTTTTACCTCTATTTCTGCATTTACGTGCACAGGACTCATCGTCAAAGATACAGCACTTGATTTTACTCCCTTAGGGCAAGGGATTATTTTAGCATTGATTCAATTAGGTGGGTTTGGCTATATGAGTATGTTGGGGTTGCTTTATGTATTTTTCCATAAAAATCTAAACAATGCAGAGAGAAACATGCTCAAGGAGGCTTTGAATTATTATTCTTATGAAGGATTAACGGGCTTTATCAAAAAGATTTTTATTTATGTAGTTATTATTGAAGGGATTGGAGCGGTAATCTTAAGTATTGATTTTTCTATGCGTTTTGGTTTGGCTGAGGGAATTTGGCATGGTGTTTTTCATTCAATTTCTGCTTTTAATAATGCGGGATTTTCGACATTTTCTACGAATTTAACGGGTTTTAGAAAAGATTTTTTAATTAATATTGTTGTTTGTTTGCTGATTATTATTGGAGGATTGGGTTATGTAAGCATCGCTCAATTGCATTTTTTTACGTATCAAAAATTTTATTCCCAAAAATCCTCAAAAAATCGCTTATCTTTACATCTTAAAATCGTGCTTTCAGGAACTTTGATTTTAATATTATCAGGGATGATAATGCTTTTGATTCTCGAATGGAAAAATCCCCATACATTTCAAAATTTTACACTTTATGAAAAAATATTAGGAGCATTTTTTACTTCGGTAAATTATCGCACGGCAGGTTTTGCCACTTATGATTTGAGTGGATTGTATGATTCAAGTATGTTTTTTTCTACATTATTGATGATTGTTGGGGGAGCACCCGGTGGGACTGCTGCGGGTATCAAAATCACCACGGTTGCTGTTTTGCTTGCATTTTGTCGTTCTATATTGACAAATTCACAACCCAGGCTTTTTCATCGGGCAATCAGCGAGGATGTCATACGTAAAGCAATTGTTATTTTCTTGATTGCTTGTATTTATGTTTTGGGGACAAATTTAATTTTGGCGATTGCTGAGCCTGAAGTGAGGTATTTGCCTATTATGTTTGAAGTGAGTTCGGCTTTTGCAACTACCGGGGTTTCTACAGGCAATGGAGGCGTCTTGAGTCTGAGTGCAAATTTTAATGATTTTGGCAAATCCATGATGATGATTGTGATGATTTCCGGAAAAATTGGAATTTTGGCTTTTTCATTGGCTTTGTTTGGGCGATCTAAGCCTAGTCGGGTTGAGCTTGTCGAAGAAAGGATTATGTTATGA
- the thrC gene encoding threonine synthase — translation MNIFTQTRINDCVCDKKVDFEEVILNPGTSSRGLYTLENIPSVDFASIINYDYLELTKYIFRALNIDPESNTLEEALQCYKKFDNPLNPAPLVKIKENLYAQELYHGPTRAFKDMALQPFGVIFSKLANKKHKKYLILTATSGDTGPATLESFANRDNIFVVCLYPKGGTSDVQALQMTTQNAKNLKILGIEGNFDDAQSTLKSLLNDEGFKNTLEKKQIYLSAANSVNFGRIAFQIIYHIWGYLNLVKNNQINFGEEIFIVIPSGNFGNALGAFYAKMMGLPIKKIIVASNPNDILTQFIHTGIYNIQNKALIKSLSPAMDILRSSNIERVLFALFGAKRTTEWMNNLENTSCYKLTPHEHSLLQSYFLATSCDDKECLQTIKETFNIGYLSDPHTATGIKAAQELCHQTPAIICSTAEWSKFAPTVAKAILGKNLCDKEAIELLNQQAHIQIHSSINDLFSKPIIHTQTLDKDEIKSSILDWLK, via the coding sequence ATGAATATTTTTACACAAACACGTATTAATGATTGTGTCTGCGACAAAAAAGTAGATTTTGAGGAAGTCATTTTGAATCCCGGTACATCTTCCCGGGGTCTTTACACATTAGAAAATATCCCTTCAGTTGATTTTGCTTCAATAATCAATTATGATTATTTAGAACTTACAAAATATATTTTTCGCGCCCTCAATATTGATCCGGAATCAAATACTTTAGAAGAAGCACTCCAATGTTACAAAAAATTTGATAATCCCCTAAACCCCGCTCCTTTAGTAAAAATCAAAGAAAATCTCTATGCCCAAGAACTCTATCATGGACCTACAAGAGCCTTTAAAGATATGGCACTCCAACCATTTGGAGTAATTTTTTCTAAACTTGCAAATAAAAAACACAAAAAATACCTCATACTTACAGCCACAAGTGGGGATACAGGTCCTGCTACGCTAGAAAGCTTTGCCAATAGGGATAATATTTTTGTTGTCTGTCTTTACCCAAAAGGAGGGACAAGCGATGTCCAAGCCCTTCAAATGACAACCCAAAATGCCAAAAACTTAAAAATATTAGGTATTGAAGGCAACTTTGATGATGCTCAAAGCACCCTAAAATCACTTTTAAATGATGAGGGATTTAAAAATACTTTAGAAAAAAAACAGATTTATCTATCAGCGGCTAATTCTGTTAATTTTGGACGGATCGCATTTCAAATTATTTATCATATATGGGGTTATCTCAATCTGGTTAAAAATAATCAAATCAATTTTGGAGAGGAAATTTTTATCGTCATTCCCAGTGGGAATTTTGGGAATGCTTTGGGAGCATTTTATGCTAAGATGATGGGATTGCCTATCAAGAAAATTATCGTTGCTTCTAATCCAAATGATATTCTAACTCAATTTATTCATACAGGTATTTATAATATCCAAAATAAAGCGCTTATCAAAAGCCTATCCCCGGCAATGGATATTTTAAGAAGCTCCAATATAGAGAGAGTTTTATTTGCTTTATTTGGCGCAAAACGCACCACGGAGTGGATGAATAATCTGGAAAATACATCTTGTTATAAACTTACTCCCCATGAACACAGCTTATTGCAATCGTATTTTTTAGCAACTTCTTGTGATGATAAAGAATGCCTCCAAACCATCAAAGAAACTTTTAACATAGGTTATTTATCAGATCCTCACACAGCCACCGGTATAAAAGCAGCCCAAGAATTATGCCATCAAACACCTGCGATTATTTGTTCTACGGCAGAGTGGAGTAAATTTGCCCCCACAGTAGCCAAAGCTATCTTGGGCAAAAATCTTTGCGATAAAGAGGCAATTGAACTTTTAAATCAACAAGCCCATATTCAAATCCATTCTTCTATAAATGATCTGTTTTCCAAACCCATTATCCACACACAAACTTTGGACAAAGATGAAATCAAATCAAGCATTTTAGACTGGCTAAAATAA